From Actinomyces sp. oral taxon 171 str. F0337, one genomic window encodes:
- a CDS encoding PLD nuclease N-terminal domain-containing protein, producing the protein MRIVLIVLVFALTLYALLDCARTPDESMPARMPKYLWITLIVLFPTIGPIAWIIVSRVRAAEERGGYVEPTVWSSREGTTFRRPQRARPTAPDDDPEFLRGLEQDIRRRRHRPPEPAGGHDAGSGAEGSNEGKAGGAGEDAGGDETGETDRSGTDQH; encoded by the coding sequence ATGCGTATCGTCCTCATCGTCCTGGTGTTCGCCCTGACGCTGTACGCCCTGCTGGACTGCGCACGCACGCCGGATGAGAGCATGCCGGCGCGGATGCCGAAGTACCTGTGGATCACCCTGATCGTCCTGTTCCCGACCATCGGCCCGATCGCCTGGATCATCGTCTCGAGGGTCAGGGCCGCCGAGGAGCGCGGCGGTTACGTCGAGCCCACCGTGTGGTCCTCCCGGGAGGGCACGACCTTCCGTCGTCCGCAGCGCGCCCGTCCCACGGCGCCGGACGACGACCCGGAGTTCCTCAGGGGCCTGGAGCAGGACATCCGCCGTCGCCGGCACCGCCCGCCAGAGCCCGCCGGTGGTCACGACGCCGGCAGCGGAGCTGAGGGCAGCAACGAGGGCAAGGCCGGTGGGGCCGGAGAGGACGCCGGCGGCGATGAGACGGGCGAGACCGACCGCTCCGGGACCGACCAGCACTGA
- a CDS encoding histidine phosphatase family protein, whose amino-acid sequence MARTTIHLMRHGEVHNPEGILYGRLPGYHLSTLGHQMAQQVADVLSASGHDITQVVTSPLERARETGAPTAAAFGLAPTTDPRLIEAGNAFEGVAVNRNRWVLARPTLWSSYVNPLRPSWGEPYREIVERMRGAVVSALDLAEGHEALLVSHQLPVWSLRLFLEGRSLAHDPRRRQCALASLTSLTFEDRTLVGLAYWEPAGDLLRQARDMVPGTSSARPATGSVGRDGRDGRDGRTEAAR is encoded by the coding sequence ATGGCGCGCACGACGATCCACCTCATGCGGCACGGCGAGGTGCACAACCCCGAGGGCATCCTCTACGGCCGCCTGCCCGGGTACCATCTGTCGACCCTGGGCCACCAGATGGCCCAGCAGGTCGCCGATGTCCTGTCCGCCTCCGGGCACGACATCACCCAGGTCGTCACCTCGCCCCTGGAGCGGGCCCGGGAGACCGGCGCCCCCACGGCCGCGGCCTTCGGCCTGGCGCCGACGACGGATCCCCGACTCATCGAGGCCGGCAACGCCTTTGAGGGGGTGGCCGTCAACCGTAACCGCTGGGTCCTGGCCCGCCCCACCCTCTGGTCCAGCTACGTCAACCCGCTGCGCCCCTCCTGGGGCGAGCCCTACCGGGAGATCGTCGAGCGCATGCGCGGCGCCGTCGTCTCCGCGCTCGACCTCGCCGAGGGCCACGAGGCGCTCCTCGTCTCCCACCAGTTGCCCGTCTGGTCGCTGCGCCTCTTCCTGGAGGGGCGCTCCCTGGCCCACGACCCGCGCCGACGCCAGTGCGCCCTGGCCTCCCTGACCTCCTTGACCTTCGAGGACCGCACCCTCGTGGGGCTGGCCTACTGGGAGCCGGCCGGTGACCTGCTGCGCCAGGCCCGCGACATGGTCCCCGGCACCTCCTCCGCCCGCCCCGCCACCGGCAGCGTCGGCCGCGACGGCCGCGACGGCCGCGACGGGCGCACCGAGGCGGCCCGGTGA
- the dapD gene encoding 2,3,4,5-tetrahydropyridine-2,6-dicarboxylate N-succinyltransferase, producing the protein MTTRSAWGLGLATVTDDGNTLDVWYPHPVLGDEPADGHADLLASLSAMERRDEARGVHTTVVRTWADLDDAPQTVAGAYLRLHALSHRLARPNTVNLDGIFSRLPNVVWTSAGPCRTEDFETTRMRLRAAVGRPIQVHSVDKFPRMTDYVLPSGVRIGNGANVRLGAYLSEGTTVMHSGFVNYNAGTLGRSMVEGRVSQGVVIGDGSDVGGGASTMGMLSGGGRQCVALGERCLLGANSGLGIPLGDDCVVEAGLYLTAGTKVSLMPQGGVVPGNHGLFKEPRVVSARELAGASNVLFRRNSQSGAVEALARGGKSIELGSTQHADQ; encoded by the coding sequence ATGACGACTCGCAGTGCATGGGGTCTCGGTCTGGCGACCGTGACTGACGACGGCAACACCCTCGACGTGTGGTACCCCCACCCGGTTCTCGGCGACGAGCCCGCGGACGGGCACGCCGACCTCCTGGCCTCCCTGAGCGCCATGGAGCGCCGCGATGAGGCCCGCGGCGTCCACACCACCGTGGTGCGCACCTGGGCCGACCTCGACGACGCCCCCCAGACCGTGGCCGGCGCCTACCTGCGCCTGCACGCGCTGTCCCACCGTCTGGCTAGGCCCAACACCGTCAACCTGGACGGGATCTTCTCCCGCCTTCCCAACGTGGTGTGGACCTCCGCGGGCCCCTGCCGCACTGAGGACTTCGAGACCACCCGCATGCGGCTGCGCGCCGCCGTGGGGCGTCCCATCCAGGTGCACTCGGTGGACAAGTTCCCCCGCATGACCGACTACGTGCTGCCCTCGGGGGTGCGGATCGGCAACGGCGCGAACGTGCGCCTGGGCGCCTACCTGTCCGAGGGCACCACGGTCATGCACTCCGGCTTCGTCAACTACAACGCCGGGACGCTGGGCCGCTCCATGGTCGAGGGCCGAGTCTCCCAGGGGGTTGTCATCGGTGACGGCTCAGACGTCGGCGGCGGCGCCTCCACAATGGGCATGCTCTCGGGCGGCGGGCGCCAGTGCGTGGCCCTGGGCGAGCGCTGCCTGCTGGGGGCGAACTCGGGGCTCGGGATCCCGCTGGGTGACGACTGCGTCGTCGAGGCCGGCCTGTACCTGACGGCCGGGACGAAGGTCTCCCTCATGCCGCAGGGAGGTGTGGTGCCCGGCAACCACGGCCTGTTCAAGGAGCCGCGCGTGGTCTCGGCCCGCGAGCTGGCCGGCGCCTCCAACGTCCTGTTCCGCCGCAACTCCCAGTCCGGCGCCGTCGAGGCGCTGGCCCGCGGCGGCAAGAGCATTGAGCTGGGCTCGACGCAGCACGCCGACCAGTAG
- a CDS encoding class I SAM-dependent methyltransferase — MSKKPADSTASADLPLPHADRPIASAPGHWVLARAGKRVLRPGGAALSAAMLSHAGLAGTDVVELAPGLGRTAAEIIKDHPASYTAIDRDPDAARRVAAVVGDLGTVRQGEAADTGLDDASADVVVGEAMLTMQGDKGKAAIVAEAARVLRPGGRYAIHELGVTPDDIDEEYYTQLRRDLARSIHVNARPMTAAAWKELMENAGLVVDWVDTAPMALLKVGRNIRDEGVGGFLRIARNVAADKALRRRVQEMAGTFKRYEKDMVGIALVAHKPAA; from the coding sequence ATGAGCAAGAAGCCTGCCGACTCCACCGCCTCGGCCGACCTGCCGCTGCCCCACGCCGACCGACCCATCGCCTCCGCGCCCGGCCACTGGGTCCTGGCCCGCGCCGGCAAACGCGTCCTGCGCCCCGGCGGCGCCGCCCTGTCCGCCGCCATGCTCAGCCACGCCGGCCTCGCGGGCACCGACGTCGTCGAGCTCGCTCCGGGCCTGGGGCGCACGGCCGCCGAGATCATCAAGGACCACCCCGCCTCCTACACGGCCATTGACCGCGACCCCGACGCCGCCCGGCGCGTGGCCGCCGTCGTCGGGGACCTGGGCACTGTCCGCCAGGGCGAGGCTGCCGACACCGGCCTGGACGACGCCAGCGCCGACGTCGTCGTCGGCGAGGCCATGCTCACCATGCAGGGGGACAAGGGCAAGGCTGCCATCGTCGCCGAGGCCGCCCGTGTCCTGCGCCCCGGCGGGCGCTACGCCATCCACGAGCTCGGCGTCACCCCCGACGACATCGACGAGGAGTACTACACCCAGCTGCGCCGTGACCTGGCCCGCTCCATCCACGTCAACGCCCGCCCCATGACGGCGGCCGCCTGGAAGGAGCTCATGGAAAACGCCGGACTCGTCGTCGACTGGGTCGACACTGCCCCCATGGCGCTGCTCAAGGTCGGCCGCAACATCCGCGACGAGGGAGTAGGAGGCTTCCTGCGGATCGCGCGCAACGTCGCCGCCGACAAGGCGCTGCGCCGGCGCGTCCAGGAGATGGCAGGCACCTTCAAACGCTACGAGAAGGACATGGTCGGCATCGCCCTCGTCGCCCACAAGCCCGCGGCCTGA
- a CDS encoding GDSL-type esterase/lipase family protein produces MKLDINNSSSRTDGMNRFNIALVTLTLLCLFIHFTAASLHTTDAKADVKLNHLIRATLLGDSYSAGNGAGSYYGNKDAYRSHNNWAHKYVDWINKQGIPATLNNLAHSGYTTNDVMDEQIPNIDTNTNLVMFTIGGNEVDFGGIVRRCFAPSSREPKQCEGLVDRANSKLNEVKTRTLSILEKIDNHLPHEAQVVIVGYPRLAGGKYTLIDNSGFRFGRPMIVYDAGTSVRKLSDASKKIQSDLVSEWNRNHPQLKVTYIDGVINAFDGHEPTPFEVYGNSNPNRWINGLFETEGIKGTDGSTRSKPSIDASEYYHPNIIGHEEIANLIKDKIGVPKLSEGRDRNMDIDIVFAIDSTGSMKNNVDAIRSKIDSLAREVSKASTSPRFALVDHKDHPQFNPNNQNYLANTDLNFTSDISELEAALGSLNYEGGNIGNTNASVYSGVMQAVNMKWRNGVKKIVVVIGDAPPRDPEPETGYTAASVAKVAYDVDPVSVYGIDTGQLNSTSFQTLVTSSTGTTANASAPDQVSDLVNKAISSELNKPFAWIQGPYVAKVGDPVDIDAAASHAVSGSLTSYEWDFNGDGVYDETGTSPRITHTFSEEFSGVIGLRVTQSDGQTAVATTQVDITDDGDNTPRDQDNCPDVSNWGQTDYDNDGVGDECDPDPGFPTQDKPGVCVVGKNCPPDSGTPSAQPTPAPSGGSTPTPPSPLSPPRRPRQFRQLLLQSAPSPTQGPTRAG; encoded by the coding sequence ATGAAACTTGATATCAATAACAGTTCTTCCCGAACAGACGGAATGAATCGCTTTAACATCGCGCTTGTCACTCTGACACTGCTGTGCCTCTTCATACATTTCACAGCAGCCTCACTTCACACAACCGACGCCAAAGCAGACGTTAAACTAAATCACTTAATCCGAGCCACCCTACTCGGAGACTCTTACTCGGCAGGAAATGGCGCCGGGTCATACTATGGAAACAAAGACGCATACAGAAGTCATAATAACTGGGCTCACAAGTATGTGGATTGGATAAACAAACAAGGCATTCCAGCAACACTTAACAATCTAGCCCACAGCGGATACACCACGAACGATGTGATGGATGAGCAGATTCCAAACATTGACACAAACACCAATTTAGTGATGTTCACTATCGGAGGGAACGAAGTTGATTTTGGAGGAATCGTCAGAAGATGTTTTGCTCCATCCTCTCGCGAACCTAAACAATGCGAGGGGCTCGTCGACCGCGCAAATTCCAAGCTCAACGAGGTGAAAACTCGAACATTATCTATCCTGGAAAAAATCGACAACCACCTCCCTCACGAAGCGCAGGTAGTTATAGTTGGATACCCAAGACTAGCCGGCGGAAAGTATACTCTTATAGACAACTCAGGTTTCAGGTTTGGGAGACCAATGATCGTGTATGACGCAGGAACCTCCGTCCGAAAACTGAGCGACGCATCGAAGAAGATCCAATCAGATCTGGTATCGGAATGGAATAGAAATCATCCACAACTTAAAGTAACCTATATTGATGGAGTAATTAACGCTTTCGACGGGCACGAACCCACTCCTTTCGAGGTATACGGCAATTCCAACCCAAACAGATGGATCAACGGACTTTTCGAAACTGAAGGAATAAAGGGCACAGACGGAAGCACTCGATCTAAGCCCAGCATAGACGCCAGCGAGTACTATCATCCAAACATAATTGGGCATGAAGAAATCGCTAACCTCATCAAAGACAAGATTGGGGTGCCTAAGTTGAGTGAGGGACGCGATCGCAACATGGACATAGATATTGTTTTTGCAATCGACTCCACAGGATCCATGAAAAATAATGTCGATGCTATCCGATCAAAGATTGACAGTCTCGCAAGAGAGGTAAGTAAAGCATCCACATCTCCCCGCTTCGCGCTCGTCGACCATAAGGACCACCCACAATTCAATCCCAACAACCAAAATTATCTAGCCAACACGGACTTGAACTTCACTTCAGACATCTCCGAACTAGAAGCAGCTTTAGGATCTTTGAATTACGAAGGAGGAAACATAGGAAACACCAACGCCAGCGTCTACAGCGGTGTCATGCAAGCCGTTAATATGAAATGGCGCAACGGAGTTAAGAAGATCGTCGTCGTCATCGGTGACGCTCCTCCACGCGACCCTGAGCCGGAAACCGGTTATACTGCTGCCTCCGTCGCTAAGGTTGCCTACGACGTGGACCCGGTCAGTGTCTACGGTATTGACACCGGACAGCTCAACTCCACCAGCTTCCAGACGCTGGTCACCTCCAGCACGGGCACCACCGCCAACGCTTCCGCTCCCGACCAGGTCAGCGACCTCGTCAACAAGGCCATCAGCAGCGAGCTCAACAAGCCCTTCGCCTGGATCCAGGGTCCCTATGTCGCCAAGGTCGGAGATCCTGTCGATATCGATGCCGCAGCCTCCCACGCAGTCTCTGGCTCCCTGACCTCCTATGAGTGGGACTTCAACGGTGACGGCGTCTACGACGAAACCGGAACCTCCCCACGCATCACCCATACTTTCAGCGAGGAGTTCAGCGGCGTCATCGGGCTGCGCGTCACCCAGTCAGACGGGCAGACCGCCGTTGCCACCACCCAGGTCGATATCACCGATGACGGCGACAACACGCCACGCGACCAGGACAACTGCCCCGACGTCAGTAACTGGGGTCAGACCGACTACGACAACGACGGAGTCGGAGATGAGTGCGACCCCGACCCCGGCTTCCCCACCCAAGACAAGCCCGGTGTCTGCGTCGTCGGCAAGAACTGCCCGCCCGACAGCGGGACTCCCAGCGCCCAGCCAACACCCGCACCGAGTGGAGGCTCGACACCCACCCCGCCGTCGCCACTGAGCCCACCCAGGCGCCCACGGCAGTTCCGACAACTACTGCTTCAAAGCGCCCCCTCGCCAACACAGGGACCGACGCGAGCAGGTTGA
- a CDS encoding VOC family protein encodes MDQIITPAICCDGTADEAARFYADVFREGSIVEQVPGLAATVSIHGFRLSLINGGDQYSPNPSISCILNFDPLLFGGEEQARAYLDELYERLSTGGVLMELGEYPFSPRYAWVRDRFGMTWRLMLTDPAGEPRPFILPSFMFGGTNHANAEEATEAWIALFDDARRGALRRYEEGGPMEAGTVMFTDFTLRGTWMAAMDSGAFHDFTFTPGVSMIVSCRDQEEIDRYWSGLSAATQAERCGWCVDRWGVSWQVVPHNIAELMADAATREKLLNMGKIDLAGL; translated from the coding sequence ATGGATCAGATCATCACTCCCGCCATCTGCTGCGACGGCACCGCCGACGAAGCAGCCCGGTTCTACGCCGACGTCTTCCGCGAGGGCTCCATCGTCGAGCAGGTGCCCGGGCTTGCCGCCACAGTCAGCATCCACGGCTTTCGGCTCTCGCTCATCAACGGCGGTGACCAGTACTCCCCGAACCCGTCAATCAGCTGCATCCTGAACTTCGACCCGCTCCTGTTCGGCGGCGAGGAGCAGGCCCGGGCCTACCTCGATGAGCTCTACGAGCGGCTCTCCACCGGCGGCGTGCTCATGGAACTGGGCGAGTACCCGTTCTCGCCGCGCTACGCCTGGGTCCGCGACCGCTTCGGCATGACCTGGCGGCTCATGCTCACCGACCCGGCCGGCGAGCCGCGTCCCTTCATCCTGCCCTCCTTCATGTTCGGCGGGACCAACCACGCCAACGCCGAGGAGGCCACCGAGGCCTGGATCGCCCTGTTCGACGACGCCCGCCGCGGGGCCCTGCGCCGCTACGAGGAGGGCGGGCCGATGGAGGCGGGGACCGTCATGTTCACCGACTTCACGCTGCGCGGCACCTGGATGGCGGCCATGGACTCGGGGGCCTTCCACGACTTCACCTTCACGCCCGGGGTCTCCATGATCGTCTCCTGCCGGGACCAGGAGGAGATCGACCGCTACTGGTCGGGGCTGTCGGCCGCGACCCAGGCCGAGCGCTGCGGCTGGTGCGTCGACCGCTGGGGCGTGTCCTGGCAGGTCGTCCCCCACAACATTGCCGAGCTCATGGCCGACGCCGCCACGCGCGAGAAGCTCCTGAACATGGGCAAGATCGACCTGGCCGGCCTGTAG
- a CDS encoding ribbon-helix-helix domain-containing protein yields the protein METIDGVPVTDKMIQEWSDEAERGYDVDVLKKRGRRPIGDGAARVVPVRMDDSLVAAVDQRAEKDGTSRSEIIRSAVRAFVA from the coding sequence GTGGAAACCATTGATGGCGTACCGGTCACCGACAAGATGATCCAAGAGTGGTCGGACGAAGCGGAACGTGGATACGACGTCGACGTGCTGAAGAAGCGAGGACGCCGACCCATCGGGGATGGTGCGGCGCGGGTCGTCCCAGTCCGCATGGACGACAGTCTGGTGGCCGCGGTCGACCAACGCGCTGAAAAGGACGGCACCAGCCGCTCCGAGATCATCCGCTCAGCCGTACGAGCCTTCGTCGCGTGA
- a CDS encoding citrate synthase, translated as MTSIPTPAAAEQPEQSRSGVGGGPGLLTVDGKNLELPRTPATDGTDGLGVSKLLGSTGVVTIDPGFTNTASCTSQITYIDGAAGILRYRGYPIEELAKSSSFLEVAYLLINGELPDRESFARMERRISRHRLLHEDFRGFFTSFPSSGHPMAILQAGIAGLATYYEDTLNPHDPYERELATVLLLAKMPTMISYIARRAIGLPLLYPDPQRSYVEDFIRLTFGMPYQSYDIDPAVVRALDMLLILHADHEQNCSTSTVRLVGSADANMYASVAAGVGALSGPLHGGANEAVLRMLDTIQSSGMSTAEFVRKVKDKEDGVRLMGFGHRVYKNYDPRAAIVKETAHDVLTRLGSDDGDRKLEIAMELEETALRDEYFVSRSLYPNVDFYTGLIYQAMGFPTKMFTPLFALGRLPGWIAQYREMIADPAKRIGRPRQVYDGSTERHYVAMHRRKHDDGQYPATRAGVPSLDRVTRV; from the coding sequence ATGACGAGCATCCCCACCCCCGCCGCGGCTGAGCAGCCCGAGCAGAGCCGGTCCGGCGTCGGCGGCGGCCCCGGTCTGCTGACCGTTGACGGCAAGAACCTCGAGCTGCCACGCACCCCGGCGACCGACGGCACCGACGGCCTGGGCGTGTCCAAGCTGCTGGGCTCCACCGGCGTGGTGACGATCGACCCGGGCTTCACCAACACGGCGTCGTGCACCTCGCAGATCACCTACATCGATGGCGCGGCCGGGATCCTGCGCTACCGCGGCTACCCGATCGAGGAGCTGGCCAAGTCCTCGTCCTTCCTGGAGGTCGCCTACCTCCTCATCAACGGCGAGCTGCCCGACCGCGAGTCCTTCGCGCGCATGGAGCGGCGCATCTCGCGCCACCGGCTCCTGCACGAGGACTTCCGCGGCTTCTTCACCTCCTTCCCCTCCTCGGGCCACCCGATGGCGATCCTCCAGGCGGGGATCGCGGGCCTGGCCACCTACTACGAGGACACCCTCAACCCGCACGACCCCTACGAGCGCGAGCTCGCCACCGTGCTGCTGCTGGCCAAGATGCCCACGATGATCAGCTACATCGCCCGGCGCGCCATCGGTCTGCCGCTGCTCTACCCCGACCCGCAGCGCTCCTACGTCGAGGACTTCATCCGCCTGACCTTCGGGATGCCCTACCAGTCCTACGACATCGACCCGGCCGTGGTGCGGGCCCTGGACATGCTGCTCATCCTGCATGCCGACCACGAGCAGAACTGCTCGACCTCCACGGTGCGCCTTGTGGGCTCGGCCGACGCCAACATGTACGCCTCCGTGGCCGCGGGCGTGGGCGCCCTGTCCGGGCCGCTGCACGGCGGCGCCAACGAGGCGGTCCTGCGGATGCTGGACACGATCCAGAGCTCGGGGATGAGCACGGCCGAGTTCGTCCGCAAGGTCAAGGACAAGGAGGACGGCGTCCGGCTCATGGGCTTCGGCCACCGGGTCTACAAGAACTACGACCCGCGCGCCGCGATCGTCAAGGAGACCGCCCACGACGTCCTGACCCGCCTGGGGTCCGACGACGGCGACCGCAAGCTCGAGATCGCCATGGAGCTGGAGGAGACGGCGCTGCGCGACGAGTACTTCGTCTCCCGCAGCCTCTACCCCAACGTCGACTTCTACACCGGCCTCATCTACCAGGCGATGGGCTTCCCCACGAAGATGTTCACGCCCCTGTTCGCGTTGGGGCGCTTGCCGGGCTGGATCGCCCAGTACCGCGAGATGATCGCCGACCCCGCCAAGCGCATCGGGCGGCCCCGCCAGGTCTACGACGGCTCCACCGAGCGCCACTACGTGGCCATGCACCGACGCAAGCACGACGACGGGCAGTACCCGGCCACCCGTGCCGGCGTCCCCAGCCTCGACCGCGTCACCCGGGTCTGA
- a CDS encoding ATP-binding protein, translating into MRTPLDSPFSPGSDTVPLVWAGRIEHLSDWRDALHPRRAAGIHERGRTILGEAGSGKSALVRRIASKALEAGDWVTPQLRIPSGSDPIKRVASALLTLADTAGLPAAREQRIGDLLRRVESVAASGISLSVRAQDGPEPYSALTDLLIEIGRAATKRHAVVMIHIDEVQNITDEHARSQLLIALGDALTHEESITLPGGLSVGSALPIAVYLTGLPEFADMAGAQSGATFARRFQTSTLETIEDDDLLTALHPFISQGWPITTADGGTDRIFMEPDAQRAIVELSCGEPFLFQLAGQCAWHASTDSIITAEHVYTGWSRQAVREAEAHVQRILDRLPPREREFVEAMAELAPEERSLTNIANRLGHKRATDAGPTAQRLDLTRRIIRRGRPYRFQHRAVGAYLTSEWPEVG; encoded by the coding sequence GTGCGGACTCCTCTTGACTCACCGTTCAGCCCAGGCTCGGACACGGTGCCCCTGGTGTGGGCGGGGCGTATCGAGCACCTCAGCGACTGGCGGGATGCCCTTCACCCACGCCGCGCCGCCGGCATCCACGAGCGCGGCCGCACAATCCTGGGGGAAGCCGGCTCCGGAAAATCCGCATTGGTGCGCCGGATCGCGAGTAAGGCCTTGGAGGCGGGCGACTGGGTCACGCCACAGCTGCGTATCCCGTCGGGAAGCGACCCCATCAAGCGAGTCGCCTCGGCTCTGCTAACCCTCGCCGACACGGCGGGTCTGCCAGCAGCAAGGGAGCAGCGCATCGGCGACCTGCTGCGCCGCGTTGAGTCCGTGGCCGCTTCCGGCATCTCCCTGTCCGTGCGAGCCCAGGACGGTCCCGAGCCGTATTCCGCCCTGACCGATCTACTCATTGAGATCGGCCGTGCAGCCACCAAGCGCCACGCCGTGGTGATGATCCACATCGACGAGGTCCAGAACATCACTGATGAGCACGCGCGCTCCCAGCTGCTCATCGCCCTGGGTGACGCGCTCACTCACGAGGAGTCCATAACCCTTCCCGGCGGTCTGAGCGTTGGCTCGGCGCTTCCTATCGCCGTCTATCTGACCGGGCTGCCCGAGTTCGCGGACATGGCCGGAGCCCAGTCCGGTGCCACCTTCGCGCGTCGCTTCCAGACCAGCACACTGGAGACCATCGAAGACGACGACCTCCTGACCGCACTCCACCCCTTCATCAGCCAGGGGTGGCCCATCACCACCGCCGACGGCGGCACAGACCGGATCTTCATGGAGCCCGACGCCCAACGCGCCATCGTCGAGCTCTCCTGCGGCGAGCCGTTCCTCTTCCAGCTCGCCGGGCAGTGCGCCTGGCACGCCAGCACCGACAGCATCATCACCGCCGAACACGTCTACACCGGATGGAGCAGGCAGGCGGTCCGCGAGGCAGAGGCACATGTGCAGCGCATCCTCGACCGGCTCCCACCGCGTGAGAGGGAGTTCGTCGAGGCAATGGCCGAGCTCGCACCCGAGGAGCGGTCTCTGACGAACATCGCCAACCGGCTCGGGCACAAGAGGGCTACGGACGCGGGCCCCACCGCGCAGCGGCTCGACCTGACCCGCAGGATCATCCGGCGCGGTAGGCCCTACCGATTCCAGCACCGCGCCGTCGGAGCCTATCTCACCTCCGAGTGGCCCGAGGTGGGCTGA
- the dapC gene encoding succinyldiaminopimelate transaminase encodes MTTSATPDTVSTHHLPRRLALPDFPWDSLRPYRERAAQHPDGVVDLAVGTPVDPTPEIARIALSTAANAPGYPTAVGAPAVRAAIIEWMERRRGVAGLGDDEVIPTIGSKESVALLPLHLGVRPGDLVLHPRAAYPTYDVGARLVGATPVPVDTDADPDTWGISEDAPVAVVWLNSPGNPDGHVLSVEQMARIVAWARVRGAVVISDECYAELGWESPWDDHPIPSLLDPRVGGETGRTGLLALYSLSKQSNLAGYRAAFLAGDAELVGAVTEVRKHTGMLMPTPVQAALVAALGDEAHMEVQKEVYRERREVLVEATAAAGLVNDPASVAGLYLWLRGTASMSAYELVGAFAELGIVVAPGDFYGEAGAGRVRMSLTDTDERVAAAAARLHSPEAAALFAG; translated from the coding sequence GTGACCACCAGCGCGACACCTGATACCGTCTCCACTCACCACCTGCCCCGCCGGCTGGCCCTGCCCGACTTCCCCTGGGACTCTCTGCGCCCCTACCGGGAGCGCGCCGCCCAGCACCCGGACGGCGTCGTCGACCTCGCGGTGGGCACGCCCGTCGATCCCACTCCTGAGATCGCTCGCATCGCCCTGTCCACAGCCGCCAACGCCCCCGGCTACCCGACGGCGGTCGGCGCCCCCGCGGTACGTGCCGCCATCATCGAGTGGATGGAGCGACGTCGGGGCGTGGCCGGCCTGGGCGACGACGAGGTCATCCCCACCATCGGCTCCAAGGAGTCCGTGGCCCTCTTGCCGCTGCACCTGGGGGTGCGCCCCGGCGACCTCGTCCTGCACCCGCGGGCCGCCTACCCCACCTACGACGTCGGCGCCCGCCTCGTGGGGGCCACCCCCGTCCCCGTGGACACCGACGCCGACCCCGACACGTGGGGCATCTCCGAGGACGCACCCGTGGCCGTCGTCTGGCTCAACAGCCCCGGCAACCCCGACGGTCACGTCCTGAGCGTCGAGCAGATGGCCCGGATCGTCGCCTGGGCCAGGGTGCGGGGTGCCGTCGTCATCTCCGACGAGTGCTACGCCGAGCTCGGCTGGGAGTCGCCGTGGGACGACCATCCGATCCCGAGCCTCCTGGACCCCCGGGTCGGAGGGGAAACGGGCCGAACCGGCCTGCTCGCCCTGTACTCCCTGTCCAAGCAGTCCAACCTGGCCGGCTACCGGGCGGCCTTCCTCGCCGGTGACGCAGAGCTCGTGGGCGCCGTCACCGAGGTGCGCAAGCACACCGGCATGCTCATGCCGACTCCGGTGCAGGCCGCCCTCGTGGCCGCCCTCGGCGACGAGGCGCATATGGAGGTGCAGAAGGAGGTCTACCGGGAGCGCCGCGAGGTGCTCGTCGAGGCGACCGCCGCCGCCGGGCTCGTCAACGACCCGGCCTCCGTGGCCGGCCTGTACCTGTGGCTCCGGGGGACCGCGTCGATGAGCGCCTACGAGCTCGTGGGGGCCTTCGCCGAGCTGGGGATCGTCGTGGCCCCCGGCGACTTCTACGGCGAGGCCGGCGCCGGGCGAGTGCGCATGAGCCTGACCGACACCGACGAGCGCGTGGCCGCCGCCGCCGCTCGCCTGCACTCGCCCGAGGCCGCCGCCCTCTTCGCCGGCTGA
- the fdxA gene encoding ferredoxin, translating into MTYVIAQPCVDVKDRACVDECPVDCIYEGERSLYINADECVDCGACEPVCPTEAIFYEDDVPEEWEDYTRANIDFFELKGLGSPGGAQRTGALDYDDPMIAALPPQNEEWKEANGY; encoded by the coding sequence ATGACGTACGTCATTGCCCAGCCCTGCGTCGACGTCAAGGACCGCGCCTGCGTCGACGAGTGTCCCGTCGACTGCATCTACGAGGGTGAACGCAGCCTCTACATCAACGCCGACGAGTGCGTCGACTGCGGCGCCTGCGAGCCCGTCTGCCCCACCGAGGCGATCTTCTACGAGGACGATGTTCCCGAGGAGTGGGAGGACTACACCCGCGCCAACATCGACTTCTTCGAGCTCAAGGGGCTCGGCTCGCCCGGGGGCGCCCAGCGGACCGGCGCGCTGGACTACGACGACCCCATGATCGCCGCCCTGCCCCCGCAGAACGAGGAGTGGAAAGAGGCCAACGGCTACTGA